In Cupriavidus basilensis, one genomic interval encodes:
- a CDS encoding branched-chain amino acid ABC transporter permease — protein sequence METTMQQRRETVVTGSTMRYRPMNLARWAIWGLTAALMLVMPLFFTGGFAITLMSQMGIMIIFALSYNMLLGQTGMLSFGHAVYAGLGAFIAIHVLNMVGAGKVWLPVSLLPVVGGLAGAFFGVLFGYVTTKKSGTTFAMITMGIGEMVFASSLMFPDFFGGEGGISTNRMVGDPVFGITYGPGRQVYYLIAVWCLLSMVAMYAWTQTPLGRIANAVRDNPERVEFIGYNTQRVRYLVLILSAFFAGISGALSAINFEIVSAENVSAVRSGGVLLAAFIGGAGVFFGPVIGAVVFILFAVALSDLTKAWLLYLGLFFVLMVMFVPGGIASLLMMQVPLLARGKLRAMLPDYGRAAAAGLVLLAAVILTVELVYKVQVDSANGTEMSLLRIGFDAATVKPWLVAAVLWVAGLLACRAARARVRATWDKVQAEMAGGTA from the coding sequence TTTACCGGCGGGTTCGCCATCACGCTGATGTCCCAGATGGGCATCATGATTATTTTCGCGCTGTCCTACAACATGCTGCTCGGGCAGACCGGCATGCTGTCGTTCGGCCATGCGGTGTACGCGGGTCTGGGCGCCTTCATCGCCATCCACGTGCTCAATATGGTGGGGGCGGGCAAGGTATGGCTGCCGGTCTCGCTGCTGCCGGTGGTTGGCGGCCTGGCCGGCGCCTTCTTCGGCGTGCTGTTCGGCTATGTCACCACCAAAAAGTCCGGCACCACCTTTGCGATGATCACCATGGGCATCGGGGAAATGGTATTTGCCAGCTCGCTGATGTTCCCGGATTTCTTTGGCGGCGAGGGCGGTATCTCCACCAACCGCATGGTGGGAGACCCCGTGTTCGGCATCACCTACGGACCCGGGCGCCAGGTGTATTACCTGATCGCCGTGTGGTGCCTGCTGTCGATGGTGGCCATGTACGCCTGGACCCAGACGCCGCTCGGCCGCATTGCCAACGCGGTGCGCGACAACCCGGAACGGGTGGAATTCATCGGCTACAACACGCAGCGCGTGCGTTACCTGGTGCTGATCCTGTCGGCGTTCTTCGCCGGCATCTCGGGGGCGCTGTCGGCCATCAACTTCGAGATCGTGTCGGCCGAGAACGTCAGTGCGGTGCGCTCCGGCGGGGTGCTGCTGGCAGCCTTCATCGGCGGTGCGGGCGTGTTCTTCGGGCCGGTGATCGGCGCGGTGGTGTTCATCCTGTTCGCGGTTGCGCTGTCGGACCTGACCAAGGCCTGGCTGCTGTACCTTGGCTTGTTCTTCGTGCTGATGGTCATGTTCGTGCCGGGCGGCATCGCCAGCTTGCTGATGATGCAGGTGCCGCTGCTCGCGCGCGGCAAGCTGCGCGCCATGTTGCCCGACTACGGCCGCGCCGCGGCAGCCGGACTGGTGCTGCTTGCCGCGGTGATCCTCACCGTGGAACTGGTCTACAAGGTGCAGGTGGATAGCGCCAACGGGACCGAGATGTCGCTGTTGCGCATCGGCTTTGACGCCGCGACGGTGAAGCCGTGGCTGGTGGCCGCGGTGTTATGGGTGGCCGGCCTGCTGGCTTGCCGCGCCGCGCGCGCGCGGGTGCGCGCCACGTGGGACAAGGTACAGGCCGAAATGGCGGGAGGCACGGCATGA
- a CDS encoding ABC transporter ATP-binding protein, which yields MGKRMLDVQGLHAYYGKSHILHGVDAHIDEGEIVALLGRNGVGRSTMAKAILGMVKAEGSVRFRDEEILGRRTFEIAHLGVGYVPENRDIFPTLTVRQNLQLGEKRNPRQSKPRWTVQDMYNMFPRLKERENTSAGVLSGGEQQMLTLCRTLMGDPDLVLIDEPTEGLAPMIVALVGDYLKVLKERGVSVLLIEQKLAIALDISQRVYVMGHGHIVFEGTPGDLKANAAVRKEWLEV from the coding sequence ATGGGCAAGCGCATGCTGGACGTGCAGGGCCTGCACGCCTACTACGGCAAAAGCCATATCCTCCACGGCGTCGACGCGCATATCGACGAAGGCGAGATCGTCGCGCTGCTGGGCCGCAACGGGGTGGGGCGCTCGACCATGGCCAAGGCCATCCTCGGCATGGTCAAGGCGGAGGGATCGGTGCGCTTTCGCGACGAAGAGATCCTCGGGCGGCGCACCTTCGAGATCGCCCATCTGGGCGTGGGCTACGTGCCGGAGAACCGCGATATCTTTCCCACGCTCACGGTGCGCCAGAACCTGCAGCTCGGGGAGAAGCGCAATCCGCGCCAGTCAAAGCCCCGCTGGACGGTGCAGGACATGTACAACATGTTCCCGCGCCTGAAGGAGCGCGAGAATACGTCGGCCGGCGTGCTTTCCGGTGGCGAGCAGCAGATGCTCACGCTGTGCCGCACCCTGATGGGCGACCCCGACCTGGTCTTGATCGACGAACCTACCGAAGGGCTGGCCCCGATGATCGTCGCGCTGGTGGGCGATTACCTGAAGGTCCTGAAGGAGCGTGGCGTGTCGGTGCTGCTGATCGAGCAGAAGCTGGCTATCGCGCTGGATATTTCGCAGCGGGTCTATGTGATGGGGCACGGGCATATCGTGTTCGAGGGCACCCCGGGGGACCTGAAGGCCAATGCCGCTGTGCGCAAGGAATGGCTGGAGGTGTAG
- a CDS encoding RNA ligase RtcB family protein, whose protein sequence is MGNFNCIKHLSERVSLIESDQTWIEGNAIQQLHHTASLAGMERVAGMPDLHPGRGYPVGAAFFSSGRLYPALVGNDIGCGMALWRTELDATRIGADQLEKRLGNIDGPLDASWDEAVAQVMASQSLQGVGHEHALGTIGGGNHFAEVQQIDEILDHAAVAALGLERRRLVLLVHSGSRGLGQAILQDHIERFGHNGLIGASQDGADYLARHAQALRFAQGNRELVARRMLDRLHGGGERVLDVDHNFLAAATIDGIAGWLHRKGATPADAGPVVIPGSRGDYSYLVEPVADARSLLSLAHGAGRKWMRGECKSRLSGRFTVEQLIRTRFDSRVICRDRQLIYEEAPQAYKPIDSVVAALCDAGLARPLARLRPVLTYKTSGECCR, encoded by the coding sequence ATGGGCAATTTCAATTGCATCAAGCATCTGTCCGAGCGCGTATCGCTGATCGAGTCGGACCAGACCTGGATCGAAGGCAACGCGATCCAACAACTTCATCACACCGCTAGTCTCGCCGGCATGGAGCGCGTCGCCGGCATGCCGGACTTGCATCCTGGCCGGGGATATCCGGTGGGCGCGGCCTTTTTCTCCAGCGGCCGGCTTTATCCTGCGCTGGTCGGCAATGACATCGGCTGCGGCATGGCGCTGTGGCGCACGGAGCTGGACGCGACCAGGATCGGCGCGGACCAGCTGGAGAAGCGGCTCGGCAATATCGATGGGCCGCTCGACGCTTCCTGGGACGAGGCCGTGGCGCAGGTCATGGCCAGCCAGTCGCTCCAGGGCGTGGGCCACGAGCACGCGCTGGGCACGATCGGCGGGGGCAATCACTTTGCCGAAGTGCAGCAGATCGACGAGATTCTCGACCATGCCGCGGTGGCGGCGCTCGGGCTGGAACGCCGTCGACTGGTGCTGCTAGTGCACAGCGGCTCGCGCGGGCTCGGCCAGGCAATCCTGCAAGACCATATCGAGCGCTTCGGCCACAATGGCTTGATTGGCGCCAGCCAGGATGGCGCCGACTATCTGGCCCGGCACGCGCAGGCGCTGCGCTTCGCCCAGGGCAACCGCGAGCTGGTCGCACGCCGCATGCTGGACCGGCTGCACGGCGGCGGCGAGCGGGTGCTCGACGTTGACCACAATTTCCTGGCGGCGGCCACGATCGACGGCATTGCCGGCTGGCTGCACCGCAAGGGCGCCACGCCGGCCGATGCCGGCCCGGTGGTGATCCCGGGCTCGCGGGGAGATTACAGCTACCTGGTCGAGCCGGTCGCCGATGCGCGCAGCTTGTTGTCGCTGGCGCACGGCGCGGGCCGCAAGTGGATGCGCGGCGAGTGCAAGAGCCGCTTGTCGGGGCGCTTTACCGTCGAGCAACTAATCCGGACGCGCTTTGACAGCCGCGTGATTTGCCGTGACCGGCAGTTGATCTACGAGGAGGCGCCGCAAGCCTACAAGCCGATCGACAGCGTGGTGGCGGCGCTTTGCGACGCGGGCCTGGCAAGGCCGCTGGCGCGCCTGCGCCCCGTGCTCACGTACAAGACCAGCGGGGAGTGCTGCCGATGA
- a CDS encoding esterase-like activity of phytase family protein: MRIIPSATVIAVIAVTAAAWALPAAAQATAPAAYPATLAGHAILPAQSYIAAPKDAPQDLQESGKFTTGARVEKIGAVEGQSNNRPTGVSLPFKGQPLQGHSGIKHMADGSFWVLTDNGAGSKANSPDFMLYLNHYKVDFKSGKLHRLGTVFLHDPDKKVPFRVVHEGTRQRYLTGSDFDTESFQFAGGALWIGDEFGPFLIKADLQGKVLAVYDTLVDGKVVRSPDHPAVTTPGVPGGAVDFQVKRSKGFEGMASSPDGSKLYALLEGPVWNAEAKDFERIGGKEALRVLEFDTQAGKWTGRSWKYPLEANGNAIGDFNMIDASTGLIIERDNGEGTADKACPEGQKRNDCFSDIAKFKRIYKIELSDANAGGPVRKIGYIDLLNIADPDKLARKPLNEGVLKFPFFTIENVDVVDPTHIVVGNDNNLPFSSSREPNKADDNELVLLEVGEFLRAK; this comes from the coding sequence ATGCGCATCATCCCGTCCGCGACCGTCATTGCCGTTATCGCCGTCACCGCTGCGGCCTGGGCTTTGCCCGCCGCGGCCCAGGCCACAGCCCCCGCCGCTTACCCCGCCACCCTCGCCGGCCACGCCATCCTGCCCGCGCAGAGCTATATCGCGGCGCCCAAGGACGCGCCGCAGGACCTGCAGGAAAGCGGCAAGTTCACCACCGGCGCGCGCGTGGAAAAGATCGGTGCGGTGGAAGGCCAGTCGAACAACCGGCCGACGGGCGTGTCACTGCCCTTCAAGGGCCAGCCGCTGCAAGGCCATTCCGGCATCAAGCACATGGCGGACGGCAGCTTCTGGGTGCTGACCGACAATGGCGCCGGCAGCAAGGCCAACTCGCCGGACTTCATGCTCTACCTGAATCACTACAAGGTGGACTTCAAGAGCGGCAAGCTCCATCGCCTGGGCACTGTGTTCCTGCACGATCCGGACAAGAAGGTGCCCTTCCGCGTCGTCCACGAAGGCACCAGGCAACGCTACCTGACCGGTTCGGACTTCGACACGGAAAGCTTCCAGTTCGCCGGCGGCGCGCTGTGGATCGGCGACGAGTTCGGGCCCTTCCTGATCAAGGCTGACCTGCAAGGCAAGGTGCTGGCCGTGTACGACACGCTGGTCGACGGCAAGGTCGTCCGCTCGCCGGACCATCCCGCCGTGACCACGCCGGGCGTGCCGGGCGGCGCGGTGGACTTCCAGGTCAAGCGCTCCAAGGGCTTCGAAGGCATGGCCTCGTCCCCGGACGGCAGCAAGCTCTACGCGCTGCTGGAAGGCCCCGTGTGGAACGCCGAAGCCAAGGATTTTGAACGCATCGGCGGCAAGGAAGCCCTGCGGGTGCTGGAGTTCGACACCCAGGCCGGCAAGTGGACGGGCCGCTCATGGAAGTACCCGCTGGAAGCCAATGGCAACGCCATCGGCGACTTCAACATGATCGACGCCAGCACCGGCCTCATCATCGAGCGCGACAACGGCGAAGGCACGGCCGACAAAGCCTGCCCCGAAGGCCAGAAGCGCAACGACTGCTTCTCGGATATCGCCAAGTTCAAGCGCATCTACAAGATCGAGCTGAGCGACGCCAACGCGGGCGGCCCGGTGCGCAAGATCGGCTACATCGACCTGCTCAATATCGCCGACCCCGACAAGCTGGCCCGCAAGCCGCTCAACGAAGGCGTGCTCAAGTTCCCGTTCTTCACCATCGAGAACGTGGATGTGGTCGACCCGACCCATATCGTGGTCGGCAACGACAACAACCTGCCCTTCTCCAGCAGCCGCGAGCCTAACAAGGCTGACGACAATGAACTGGTGCTGCTTGAGGTTGGTGAGTTCCTGAGGGCGAAGTAA
- a CDS encoding ABC transporter ATP-binding protein produces the protein MSAALELKDVRKKFGQTEIIRGVNLSIPKGERHALIGPNGAGKSTTFNLISGRFAPSSGTVRLNGQEIGGLQPFVINRMGLSRSFQITNIFHRLSVFENLRCAVLWSLGYKYSFWHRLSELRDARERADEVLELIGLQHRHSTQASLLTYAEQRALEIGITIAGGAEVILLDEPTAGMSRSESDHAVELIRRVTVGKTLVMVEHDMSVVFGLADRISVLVYGEVIATDTPEAIRANRKVKEAYLGTTLDEPAIEGAH, from the coding sequence ATGAGCGCCGCACTGGAACTGAAAGACGTACGCAAGAAATTCGGCCAGACCGAGATCATCCGGGGCGTCAACCTGAGCATTCCCAAGGGGGAGCGGCATGCGCTGATCGGCCCCAATGGCGCCGGTAAATCGACCACCTTCAACCTGATCTCGGGGCGCTTCGCGCCGAGCTCGGGCACGGTCAGGCTGAATGGCCAGGAGATCGGCGGGCTGCAGCCATTCGTGATCAACCGCATGGGGCTGTCGCGCAGCTTCCAGATCACCAATATCTTTCACCGCTTGTCGGTGTTCGAAAACCTGCGCTGCGCGGTGCTCTGGTCATTGGGCTACAAGTATTCGTTCTGGCATCGCCTGTCCGAGCTGCGCGACGCGCGCGAGCGGGCGGACGAAGTGCTGGAGCTGATCGGCCTGCAGCACCGCCATAGCACCCAGGCCAGCCTGCTGACCTATGCGGAACAGCGCGCGCTGGAGATCGGCATCACCATCGCCGGCGGCGCCGAGGTTATCCTGCTGGACGAGCCCACGGCCGGCATGAGCCGCTCGGAGTCCGACCATGCGGTGGAACTGATCCGCCGCGTCACCGTGGGCAAGACCCTGGTGATGGTGGAGCACGACATGAGCGTGGTGTTCGGGCTGGCCGACCGGATCTCGGTGCTGGTCTACGGCGAGGTCATCGCCACCGACACGCCCGAGGCCATCCGCGCCAACCGCAAGGTCAAGGAAGCTTACCTGGGCACGACCCTGGACGAACCTGCTATTGAGGGAGCGCACTGA